Below is a genomic region from Betta splendens chromosome 8, fBetSpl5.4, whole genome shotgun sequence.
AATTGTAAAGCCAGAACATTATGATGTAATAATCAAATGCTGCCTCCAAGTACTGTAAGTACATAAGCCTCGTTTCCTTACCAGAGTAAAAGCAGAAAACTGTCAAATTCTATACTAAAGAGTTTTGTGTGTAGGTCTTTTTCCTGACTTACTGTTCAGGTCATGTGACTGGTGAACTGTTTTTCTGTATGCTGATGCTATTAaagttttttatttcaaataagtTTTTTCTAGAATTTTGAAGTAGCTGTACATTACTTGGTTAAAGAATATGTCAATCACTTCCAGGTCTTGACAGCACAGTTGACTGTCATGGTTAACAATTTTATCAGAGGTGGTTTAGTTGATACAGTAAAAGAAGcttagttttaaatgtttcctttcTCATTTTGCGACCAGCTAACAATAAACACCTTTATGTACTTTCTGCATGTTTGTCACCACTAAAAGCAGCTTTGCAGGATAAATACAAACAGATCTACAAAGAGGTTAAGAAAATCTGTCAAATTATGACAAATACTAACAGTTTTCCCATCATTAACATTTATTGATTAGCTGAAACATCAAAGTGAAGTATCAGAGTAAAATATAATATTGATGATAAATGATAGAAGTTTAACTAGAAAGTAATAGCAGCCAGTCGAATTAAAGCAACTACACACAGGACCAAGAGCACTGGAAAAGCTCTAAAAACCAAGGGTAGAAACTGAAGCACCCTGACCCCAGACAACAAACAGCGGCATTAGTAACACTAACTGGCTGCATAGAAAACGTTTTCATTGGGCAGCGTCACCCATcccagatgaaggtccacagtCAGTCCTTGGTCCTGCAGGGCCTGAGCAAACTGggacaaacacaggctgaatTCgtaaagtttaaatattggTGAAATGTCAAAACCGAGTGATCGAACTGATCTCACAATAACCAAATCTTAATATATAACGAAATTTAATAATGATGGCACTGGTGAGTCGATGTCCCCTGGACATGTAAAACATCTCTGTTgaggcacaaagacacaaggaCGGTTTATACTTTGTTTGCATGACTGTATTTTGCATCGGTTAGAGACCAATCAACTACTCTTTAAGTTtgaaagaggaaatgaagcagCTGCACTGATAAGCTTCCTTATTCCAAATCAGAACGCTTTGTGTCCATCTGATAAGTGATGCTGCGTGTGCtcaaacatcagctgcagcttggaCTTCACCAGTGATGTCACTGGGTACCAGAGCATGTGGAAGACATGGTGGTGGGATACGTCTGTAAATAACGTAAATAACTAACGTCAGTACCTTCTGCAGGATGTCGTctttcagctcctccatctccactgaAGAGTCGTTATTTTTCATCACCACCCGTACAACGTGCTTCCTCATGGccaaatctgttttattttaaacacagtgTGAGACAGCTTAGACTTCTAATGACAATTGACACTGATGATTTCCTTACATCCAGATTAGAAAACAACTCacctacaaaacacacaaagtacaTTTGGGCGTTACAGGCGATATTGATCCATTTGCCCTGGTAAGAAGCCACACACATGTCGACATATGCAGCGGTTGGTGTAACTCCAGGATCCCAGTTAGTGAAAGGAGCGCTGCTCCCATCCGACCACTTCCATGAGTCCCTGTACAGTCCGATGTGGGTGCTCCATGGGTTTCCACTGGCCAGCATCACCAGCTGATCATTGTCAGCCTGGTTCCTCACACTAGCCAGGTCAGTGTAGTTCTGCCGACAGTAGCTCTGAGCATTTATCCAGGACTTAGCCTGattcacaaagacaaatgttCCTGTTGTGCCTAAAAAGATAGTGTGGAGGTCAATGGTCTCATATCTGAGCAGCGACGCCTTTTGTTTCACCAGTTGTGCTGTACCAACACCAGACTGAATCAGCCGCAATGCCTTCAGCAAAGCAGTAGGAACTATGACTTTAGACGCCTCAGACCAGAACGGATCTAGACAAATAGGACCGGGTTCATACTCGCACAGTCCACCTTTCCTCCATGGTGGTCGGACACACTCCACAGGCTTAACAGTATATGGAATAGTTTCTTATCCACCTCTGACCCATGAAAGAATTCCACATTAAGCTGTATCACTGATGCTAGAAAGTACAGTACCTGATTTATGGCGAAgaatttgtaaaaataaaaagggacaAATAGCATTAAGGTTCATGCTGCCTCTTGGCTAGGTCGTTATTGTAAATGAGAATTAGTTCTCAATTAACTTACCTGGTCAAagaaataaaagataaaaaaagaagTGTTCACTGCTATGATCTATTCATTAAGGACATGGTCCTAGTGAGTGTGGATTTGTGGTACTTACCATCGTAGCAAACAAAGGGGTAGATACTGTCGCAAAATAGGTCAACCCATTCGCCGCTGCTCCCCATCGCCACACAGGCTTTATGATAATAGGCCTCATTAGGTTCTCCAGCAGCCCACAACCTAAAGCCAATCTCTCCAACACCATAGTATACCGGGTTCTGCAGAGACCACCTCCAAGAGTCTGGGTCAGGACACAGCCCAATCCAGACGTGCAGCCGGCTGTCAATAAGCTGACTGAGCTGAGACAGTTCTTGTCCATTCTGAACGG
It encodes:
- the LOC114860676 gene encoding macrophage mannose receptor 1-like, which gives rise to MKSSLVLIMVLSGLGFLPSSFSKFYIYVKQYMSWFNAQTYCRTQYTDLASVQNGQELSQLSQLIDSRLHVWIGLCPDPDSWRWSLQNPVYYGVGEIGFRLWAAGEPNEAYYHKACVAMGSSGEWVDLFCDSIYPFVCYDGTTGTFVFVNQAKSWINAQSYCRQNYTDLASVRNQADNDQLVMLASGNPWSTHIGLYRDSWKWSDGSSAPFTNWDPGVTPTAAYVDMCVASYQGKWINIACNAQMYFVCFVDLAMRKHVVRVVMKNNDSSVEMEELKDDILQKFAQALQDQGLTVDLHLGWVTLPNENVFYAAS